The following are from one region of the Vitis riparia cultivar Riparia Gloire de Montpellier isolate 1030 chromosome 14, EGFV_Vit.rip_1.0, whole genome shotgun sequence genome:
- the LOC117930466 gene encoding putative pentatricopeptide repeat-containing protein At3g15130 yields the protein MLRILAKLQICKLIRESCRYHHCCRSLLWCLRTISSLANPVEGIPFEKLETIDDHSFKFHQFSQILQECTDAGDLRTGMSVHTHLVKLNINGFILIWNKLLSLYLKFGHIHHAHQLFDTMPRRDVVSFNTMISASVRNNYDALDLVGLYSKMKKEDVKPNHITFAGLIGACDGLIALRLRGIFHAHTVRCGLSSNEFVGSSLVDGYAKQMKLEDAIKAFNEIMELDLVSWNIMIDGCARNNSKEHAVRMFSQMLKGNVRVDGFTLTSIIKTCSKPGDLKHGMQFHGSAIKLGLAHETPIYNALITMYSKCEKGVASPVKIFGSISEPNIISWTAMISGFMQNEQNEEAIGLYKEMLRLGVRENDFSFSSILPVYGNLANLEQGKQIHARIIKSWFGLDLSVSNALIDMYSKCGSLEDAHLVFMKMGKHDVVSCTTMIMSYGQHGKGKEALEILAEMKSEGLVPDGVTFLGCLYACSHGGLVEEGVRVFKIMIEDHNLKPKREHFACVVDMLGRAGRLNEAENFIDEMGIESDVLVWETLLGACRVHGEMVLGEKSAQKIMELQPERHGPYVLLANIYAERGSWEDKVMVREKLVSHGLKKQVGCSWVALETMSC from the coding sequence ATGCTGAGAATTCTTGCAAAGCTGCAAATCTGCAAATTGATCAGAGAATCTTGCAGGTATCATCATTGCTGCCGCTCTTTGTTATGGTGTCTTAGAACTATTTCCAGCTTAGCCAATCCAGTTGAGGGAATCCcatttgaaaaacttgaaaCCATTGATGATCATTCTTTCAAGTTTCACCAGTTTAGCCAAATCTTACAGGAATGCACTGATGCTGGTGATCTCCGAACTGGCATGTCAGTCCACACTCATCTCgtaaaattgaatattaatggGTTTATCTTGATATGGAACAAGTTACTTAGTTTGTACCTTAAATTTGGTCATATTCATCATGCTCATCAACTGTTTGATACAATGCCTCGGAGAGATGTTGTTTCTTTTAACACAATGATTTCTGCTTCTGTCCGTAATAATTATGATGCTCTTGATTTAGTCGGTCTTTATTCCAAGATGAAAAAAGAAGATGTTAAGCCCAACCATATCACGTTTGCTGGGTTAATTGGTGCTTGTGATGGGTTGATTGCATTGAGATTAAGAGGGATATTTCATGCCCATACAGTTCGTTGTGGATTAAGCTCTAATGAATTTGTGGGGAGTTCATTGGTTGATGGCTATGCAAAACAAATGAAGTTAGAAGATGCCATTAAAGCTTTCAATGAGATTATGGAATTGGATTTAGTTTCATGGAATATTATGATTGATGGGTGTGCACGGAACAACAGTAAAGAACATGCTGTGAGAATGTTCTCTCAGATGCTTAAAGGAAATGTGAGGGTCGATGGCTTCACTTTGACAAGCATTATAAAGACATGCTCAAAACCTGGAGATTTGAAGCATGGGATGCAGTTCCATGGTAGTGCAATAAAATTAGGTTTGGCTCATGAAACGCCAATTTACAATGCCCTTATAACAATGTATTCAAAGTGTGAGAAAGGAGTGGCATCTCCTGTTAAAATTTTTGGGAGCATTTCAGAACCCAACATAATCTCCTGGACCGCAATGATTTCTGGGTTCATGCAAAATGAGCAGAATGAGGAAGCAATTGGGTTATATAAGGAAATGCTTAGATTAGGTGTAAGAGAAAATGATTTCAGTTTTTCCAGTATTCTTCCTGTGTATGGTAATTTGGCAAACCTTGAGCAAGGGAAGCAAATTCATGCCAGGATCATAAAATCATGGTTTGGATTGGATCTATCAGTGAGCAATGCCCTGATAGATATGTATTCCAAGTGCGGCAGCTTAGAAGATGCACACCTGGTGTTTATGAAAATGGGAAAACATGATGTTGTATCTTGCACAACGATGATTATGAGTTATGGCCAGCATGGTAAGGGAAAAGAGGCTCTGGAAATTCTTGCTGAAATGAAAAGTGAAGGATTGGTTCCAGATGGTGTTACATTTCTTGGTTGCCTTTATGCATGTAGTCATGGTGGTCTTGTTGAGGAAGGTGTAAGGGTGtttaaaataatgattgaaGATCATAATCTCAAGCCTAAAAGGGAGCATTTCGCTTGTGTTGTTGACATGTTAGGTCGTGCCGGGAGGTTAAATGAGGCAGAGAATTTTATTGATGAGATGGGGATTGAATCGGATGTTTTGGTATGGGAAACATTACTTGGTGCTTGTAGGGTTCACGGGGAGATGGTATTGGGAGAGAAATCTGCCCAAAAGATTATGGAACTACAACCAGAAAGGCATGGACCTTATGTTTTGTTAGCCAATATCTATGCTGAAAGAGGATCGTGGGAAGACAAAGTGATGGTGAGGGAGAAACTGGTCAGTCATGGGTTGAAAAAGCAGGTTGGATGCAGCTGGGTAGCATTGGAGACGATGTCATGCTAA
- the LOC117931355 gene encoding protein FAR1-RELATED SEQUENCE 5-like isoform X2: MSESFHEGKMEDQIQTSSLLDIDAEQQCHSSEIESPDGLPKIGMKFESEDHAYRFYNAYAGLVGFSVRKDFKNRSKIDGSVMSRRFVCFKRGFRHPDKRNLNVKKPHKEVRTGCLAQMTISRQSDGRYRVIHFEANHNHEVVGPEYVHALPSHRKLTVSQAIEADLVDRSSIQRKLTFKLMGKEDGIRENVAHLPIDLHARRTKDMKRGEAGSLLYYFQSQQTGNPMFFYAVQLDMDEQITNIFWADSKMMIDYSHFGDVVYFDTTYRTNQLCRPLAAFIGVNHHKEMLVFGAALLYDEAPESFHWLFQTFMQAMSGRKPKTILTVQDMAIAKAIGLVFPVTYHRICIWNMWQNAMRHLGHLVGDQDEFGKDFHNCIYEPVKEEEFFQSWEAILDKYGLRGNAWLADLFKEKEKWAMVYGRRMFCGDLKSTWLSEGFNSCLRKYLKSDLDILQFFNHFERMVVDLRDKELQSNIVSQRAPILETSAVVLKHAWDIYSPEVFEVFQKEFEDSCDLVIDQCNENGPLSEYKLSSFGKLCQHTVAFNSSDETVECSCMKFEYAGILCSHALKVLDVRSIKVVPEKYILKRWTKDARVENIENFDECITKEDPKLLMLSRYKDLTQKAIRLSTWAADSEEGYLFLNRIFKDSMLGLEKIYSKK, from the coding sequence ATGTCAGAAAGCTTTCATGAAGGCAAAATGGAAGACCAAATTCAAACATCAAGTCTATTGGATATTGATGCAGAGCAACAGTGTCATAGTTCTGAGATTGAGTCACCAGATGGGTTGCCAAAAATAGGTATGAAATTTGAATCAGAAGATCATGCATACAGATTCTATAATGCATATGCTGGCTTGGTAGGCTTTAGTGTTCggaaagattttaaaaatagaagcaAGATAGATGGCAGTGTGATGTCACGaaggtttgtttgttttaaacGGGGTTTTCGGCATCCAGACAAACGGAATCTGAATGTGAAGAAACCCCACAAGGAGGTCAGAACAGGTTGCTTGGCACAAATGACCATATCTCGTCAATCTGATGGGAGATATCGTGTAATCCACTTTGAAGCAAATCATAATCATGAAGTTGTAGGCCCTGAATATGTTCATGCATTGCCATCACATAGAAAACTAACCGTTTCTCAAGCCATCGAAGCTGACCTAGTGGACAGGTCTAGTATTCAGAGGAAATTAACCTTTAAGTTGATGGGTAAAGAAGATGGGATTCGGGAAAATGTTGCTCATCTTCCAATTGATTTACATGCTAGACGGACAAAAGATATGAAAAGGGGAGAGGCAGGAAGTTTGctatattattttcaaagtcAACAAACTGGAAACCCAATGTTCTTCTATGCTGTACAGCTTGATATGGATGAGCAAATAACAAACATATTTTGGGCGGACTCAAAGATGATGATTGATTATAGTCATTTTGGTGATGTGGTTTATTTTGACACAACCTACAGAACAAATCAACTTTGTAGGCCATTGGCAGCTTTTATAGGAGTGAACCATCACAAAGAAATGCTAGTGTTCGGGGCTGCTCTTTTATATGATGAGGCCCCTGAATCTTTTCACTGGTTATTCCAAACATTCATGCAGGCGATGTCTGGAAGGAAACCAAAAACAATTCTCACAGTTCAGGATATGGCAATTGCAAAAGCAATTGGGTTGGTATTTCCTGTGACATATCATCGTATATGCATATGGAATATGTGGCAAAATGCAATGCGACACCTAGGGCATCTTGTAGGGGATCAAGATGAGTTTGGCAAAGATTTCCATAATTGTATATATGAACCTGTGAAGGAAGAAGAATTTTTCCAGTCATGGGAAGCTATACTGGACAAATATGGTCTTCGGGGAAATGCATGGCTAGCAGACctattcaaagaaaaagagaaatgggCTATGGTATATGGGAGACGAATGTTTTGTGGCGACTTAAAGAGCACTTGGCTAAGTGAGGGTTTTAACAGTTgtttgagaaaatatttgaaatctgACTTAGACATACTGCAGTTTTTCAACCATTTTGAGAGGATGGTGGTTGACTTGCGTGACAAAGAATTGCAATCTAATATCGTGAGCCAACGTGCCCCAATTCTGGAAACAAGTGCAGTTGTGTTGAAGCACGCTTGGGACATCTACTCTCCCGAAGTTTTTGAAGTTtttcaaaaggaatttgaagacTCTTGTGATCTTGTTATTGACCAATGCAATGAGAATGGACCATTGTCTGAGTACAAGCTTAGTAGTTTTGGGAAACTTTGTCAGCATACTGTTGCATTCAACTCATCAGATGAAACGGTTGAGTGCAGCTGTATGAAGTTTGAGTATGCCGGAATTCTCTGTAGCCATGCTTTGAAGGTGCTTGATGTTAGGAGTATAAAAGTTGTTCcagaaaaatacattttgaaAAGGTGGACAAAGGATGCAAGGgttgaaaatatagaaaattttgatgaatgCATTACCAAAGAGGACCCCAAGTTGTTAATGTTGAGCCGCTACAAAGACTTGACCCAAAAGGCTATTAGACTGTCAACATGGGCAGCTGACTCTGAGGAAGGGTATCTCTTTCTGAATAGAATATTCAAAGACAGCATGCTTGGGTTGGAAAAGATATATTCGAAAAAATAG
- the LOC117931355 gene encoding protein FAR1-RELATED SEQUENCE 5-like isoform X1 translates to MVLACYFSSLLTLDIDSTDMSESFHEGKMEDQIQTSSLLDIDAEQQCHSSEIESPDGLPKIGMKFESEDHAYRFYNAYAGLVGFSVRKDFKNRSKIDGSVMSRRFVCFKRGFRHPDKRNLNVKKPHKEVRTGCLAQMTISRQSDGRYRVIHFEANHNHEVVGPEYVHALPSHRKLTVSQAIEADLVDRSSIQRKLTFKLMGKEDGIRENVAHLPIDLHARRTKDMKRGEAGSLLYYFQSQQTGNPMFFYAVQLDMDEQITNIFWADSKMMIDYSHFGDVVYFDTTYRTNQLCRPLAAFIGVNHHKEMLVFGAALLYDEAPESFHWLFQTFMQAMSGRKPKTILTVQDMAIAKAIGLVFPVTYHRICIWNMWQNAMRHLGHLVGDQDEFGKDFHNCIYEPVKEEEFFQSWEAILDKYGLRGNAWLADLFKEKEKWAMVYGRRMFCGDLKSTWLSEGFNSCLRKYLKSDLDILQFFNHFERMVVDLRDKELQSNIVSQRAPILETSAVVLKHAWDIYSPEVFEVFQKEFEDSCDLVIDQCNENGPLSEYKLSSFGKLCQHTVAFNSSDETVECSCMKFEYAGILCSHALKVLDVRSIKVVPEKYILKRWTKDARVENIENFDECITKEDPKLLMLSRYKDLTQKAIRLSTWAADSEEGYLFLNRIFKDSMLGLEKIYSKK, encoded by the exons ATGGTGCTGGCTTGCTATTTTTCATCTCTCTTAACATTGG ACATTGATTCTACTGATATGTCAGAAAGCTTTCATGAAGGCAAAATGGAAGACCAAATTCAAACATCAAGTCTATTGGATATTGATGCAGAGCAACAGTGTCATAGTTCTGAGATTGAGTCACCAGATGGGTTGCCAAAAATAGGTATGAAATTTGAATCAGAAGATCATGCATACAGATTCTATAATGCATATGCTGGCTTGGTAGGCTTTAGTGTTCggaaagattttaaaaatagaagcaAGATAGATGGCAGTGTGATGTCACGaaggtttgtttgttttaaacGGGGTTTTCGGCATCCAGACAAACGGAATCTGAATGTGAAGAAACCCCACAAGGAGGTCAGAACAGGTTGCTTGGCACAAATGACCATATCTCGTCAATCTGATGGGAGATATCGTGTAATCCACTTTGAAGCAAATCATAATCATGAAGTTGTAGGCCCTGAATATGTTCATGCATTGCCATCACATAGAAAACTAACCGTTTCTCAAGCCATCGAAGCTGACCTAGTGGACAGGTCTAGTATTCAGAGGAAATTAACCTTTAAGTTGATGGGTAAAGAAGATGGGATTCGGGAAAATGTTGCTCATCTTCCAATTGATTTACATGCTAGACGGACAAAAGATATGAAAAGGGGAGAGGCAGGAAGTTTGctatattattttcaaagtcAACAAACTGGAAACCCAATGTTCTTCTATGCTGTACAGCTTGATATGGATGAGCAAATAACAAACATATTTTGGGCGGACTCAAAGATGATGATTGATTATAGTCATTTTGGTGATGTGGTTTATTTTGACACAACCTACAGAACAAATCAACTTTGTAGGCCATTGGCAGCTTTTATAGGAGTGAACCATCACAAAGAAATGCTAGTGTTCGGGGCTGCTCTTTTATATGATGAGGCCCCTGAATCTTTTCACTGGTTATTCCAAACATTCATGCAGGCGATGTCTGGAAGGAAACCAAAAACAATTCTCACAGTTCAGGATATGGCAATTGCAAAAGCAATTGGGTTGGTATTTCCTGTGACATATCATCGTATATGCATATGGAATATGTGGCAAAATGCAATGCGACACCTAGGGCATCTTGTAGGGGATCAAGATGAGTTTGGCAAAGATTTCCATAATTGTATATATGAACCTGTGAAGGAAGAAGAATTTTTCCAGTCATGGGAAGCTATACTGGACAAATATGGTCTTCGGGGAAATGCATGGCTAGCAGACctattcaaagaaaaagagaaatgggCTATGGTATATGGGAGACGAATGTTTTGTGGCGACTTAAAGAGCACTTGGCTAAGTGAGGGTTTTAACAGTTgtttgagaaaatatttgaaatctgACTTAGACATACTGCAGTTTTTCAACCATTTTGAGAGGATGGTGGTTGACTTGCGTGACAAAGAATTGCAATCTAATATCGTGAGCCAACGTGCCCCAATTCTGGAAACAAGTGCAGTTGTGTTGAAGCACGCTTGGGACATCTACTCTCCCGAAGTTTTTGAAGTTtttcaaaaggaatttgaagacTCTTGTGATCTTGTTATTGACCAATGCAATGAGAATGGACCATTGTCTGAGTACAAGCTTAGTAGTTTTGGGAAACTTTGTCAGCATACTGTTGCATTCAACTCATCAGATGAAACGGTTGAGTGCAGCTGTATGAAGTTTGAGTATGCCGGAATTCTCTGTAGCCATGCTTTGAAGGTGCTTGATGTTAGGAGTATAAAAGTTGTTCcagaaaaatacattttgaaAAGGTGGACAAAGGATGCAAGGgttgaaaatatagaaaattttgatgaatgCATTACCAAAGAGGACCCCAAGTTGTTAATGTTGAGCCGCTACAAAGACTTGACCCAAAAGGCTATTAGACTGTCAACATGGGCAGCTGACTCTGAGGAAGGGTATCTCTTTCTGAATAGAATATTCAAAGACAGCATGCTTGGGTTGGAAAAGATATATTCGAAAAAATAG